One region of Candidatus Zixiibacteriota bacterium genomic DNA includes:
- a CDS encoding site-specific DNA-methyltransferase — translation MVRKTARIVKAIAPGQSACSDPVRHVFVEAAGRFYIHPNMAATRFTKLDLTNPQLREKLLPHCRLKLGEIWSDPNGRHAVGCGDATDRVFVRTIMQKRLAALLAQDPPYNVAMFKRRTVAEYIEWCRQWVDTSTDVMSDDATMYIWMGADQKNHFQPLPEFMLMMAKTDFESKSLVTLRNQRGYGTQKNWMAVRQELLSYTRGKPGFNVQYTDIPKILRGYYKEVDGVVTENIERGRSDCIRPGNVWVDVQQVFYRMEENVSGCAAQKPLKAIERIVLASSGEGDVVADFFAHAGTTLLACERLGRRCVTLDIDPIYAEIAIRRMEHFRKTGKSGWQMGHPFEKELHKTDDAMSLSSL, via the coding sequence ATGGTCAGAAAAACCGCCCGAATTGTCAAGGCAATTGCGCCCGGCCAATCCGCCTGCTCTGATCCGGTCAGACATGTTTTTGTTGAGGCGGCTGGCCGCTTTTACATACATCCGAATATGGCAGCTACGCGATTTACAAAGCTCGATCTGACCAATCCCCAATTGCGTGAAAAACTCCTGCCACACTGCCGACTCAAGTTGGGCGAGATATGGTCTGATCCCAATGGTCGCCACGCCGTCGGTTGTGGAGATGCTACGGACAGAGTGTTTGTGCGTACTATAATGCAAAAGCGGCTTGCCGCCTTGCTGGCGCAGGATCCACCGTATAATGTAGCCATGTTCAAACGCCGCACGGTCGCCGAGTATATCGAGTGGTGCCGCCAATGGGTCGATACATCGACCGATGTTATGTCCGACGATGCCACCATGTACATCTGGATGGGTGCCGATCAGAAAAATCACTTTCAGCCGTTACCTGAGTTCATGCTTATGATGGCCAAGACCGATTTCGAATCGAAATCGTTGGTCACCCTGCGCAATCAGCGCGGGTATGGCACCCAAAAAAACTGGATGGCCGTCAGGCAGGAGTTGTTGAGCTACACCCGGGGCAAGCCTGGGTTCAACGTTCAATACACCGACATCCCCAAAATCCTGCGCGGATACTACAAAGAAGTCGATGGTGTCGTCACAGAGAACATAGAACGCGGCAGGTCCGACTGTATCCGACCCGGCAATGTCTGGGTCGATGTGCAGCAGGTGTTCTATCGTATGGAGGAGAACGTCAGTGGATGCGCTGCACAGAAACCGCTGAAAGCTATCGAACGAATCGTGCTGGCGTCGTCGGGCGAGGGTGACGTTGTAGCCGATTTCTTCGCACATGCCGGGACAACGCTGTTGGCCTGCGAACGACTGGGACGAAGATGCGTGACACTCGATATCGATCCCATCTACGCGGAGATAGCTATCCGCCGTATGGAACACTTTCGCAAAACGGGCAAGAGCGGCTGGCAGATGGGCCATCCCTTTGAGAAGGAGCTGCACAAAACCGATGACGCAATGTCACTCAGCTCTCTTTGA
- a CDS encoding recombinase family protein → MKCVLYARVSSKEQEKEGFSIPAQQKLLREYAAKHRLKVVSEFTDVETAKAAGRTQFSAMVQFLKDNAETRIVLVEKTDRLYRNFRDYVLLGDLDLEIHLVKEGEVISKDSKSHAKFIHGIKVLMAKNYIDNLSEEVKKGLFEKAEAGEWPHRAPLGYTNDRESRQLVVDEDRASTIRQLFEAYATGRHSISSLRSLARDLGLTYRGSNKPVSRSWIEKMLQNPIYTGVFRWKGKVYQGTHAPILSQDVFEQVQSVVSDVSKPKCNDKKFAFRGLLRCGYCGCSITAEIKKGKYVYYRCTNGRGKCEQAYVPEKRLSVMLGQLVEAITIDKALADEIQLALTDSFDDEKKFRAKETSKLRRECDKVQARIEQCYQDKLDGTIDVCFWQSTHDRLIDQQNRVARRLAKLEDSNRSYYQEGVSILELAQSAYSLYKQREPVEQANLLRTLLSNCEIKGLTLYPTYRKPFNYFVDTPRNEIWRRR, encoded by the coding sequence ATGAAGTGCGTACTGTATGCCAGGGTGTCCTCCAAGGAGCAGGAGAAGGAAGGGTTCTCGATCCCTGCACAGCAGAAGCTGCTTCGTGAGTACGCTGCTAAGCACAGGCTGAAAGTTGTTAGTGAGTTCACCGATGTCGAAACGGCTAAAGCCGCAGGGCGCACACAATTCAGCGCGATGGTACAATTTCTCAAGGACAACGCCGAGACCCGGATCGTGCTTGTTGAAAAGACGGATCGACTGTATCGTAACTTCCGCGACTACGTGTTGCTGGGAGACCTAGACCTGGAGATTCATCTCGTGAAGGAAGGCGAGGTGATCAGCAAGGACAGTAAGTCACATGCCAAATTCATTCACGGCATCAAGGTCCTCATGGCCAAGAACTACATTGACAATCTGTCCGAAGAAGTCAAGAAGGGACTCTTCGAGAAAGCCGAGGCTGGTGAATGGCCGCATCGTGCCCCATTGGGATACACGAACGACCGCGAATCTCGGCAGTTGGTCGTTGATGAAGATCGGGCATCTACAATCAGACAGCTTTTTGAAGCGTATGCTACAGGAAGGCACTCTATCAGCTCGCTTCGAAGTCTTGCCAGAGACTTGGGATTGACGTATCGCGGGTCCAACAAGCCTGTCAGTAGAAGCTGGATTGAAAAGATGCTGCAGAACCCGATCTACACCGGTGTCTTCAGATGGAAGGGCAAAGTGTACCAGGGAACCCATGCGCCCATCCTTTCACAAGACGTATTCGAACAAGTGCAGTCTGTTGTGTCGGACGTAAGCAAACCCAAGTGTAATGATAAGAAGTTTGCGTTTCGCGGACTCCTACGATGCGGCTATTGTGGCTGTTCCATTACTGCTGAAATCAAAAAAGGTAAGTACGTTTATTACCGATGCACGAACGGTCGCGGAAAATGTGAGCAGGCTTACGTTCCCGAGAAACGCCTGTCGGTAATGCTGGGCCAACTGGTCGAGGCCATCACAATTGATAAAGCGTTGGCTGACGAGATACAGCTTGCGCTCACAGATAGCTTTGATGATGAGAAGAAGTTCCGGGCGAAGGAGACAAGCAAACTTAGACGCGAATGCGACAAGGTGCAAGCCCGGATCGAACAATGCTACCAAGACAAGTTGGATGGGACCATAGATGTTTGCTTCTGGCAGAGTACACATGACCGCTTGATTGATCAGCAGAATCGGGTCGCCCGGAGGTTGGCGAAACTGGAGGACTCCAACAGAAGCTACTACCAAGAAGGTGTCAGTATCTTAGAACTCGCCCAATCGGCGTATTCCCTATACAAACAGCGTGAACCAGTGGAACAGGCAAACCTCCTGCGTACGTTACTTTCGAACTGTGAAATCAAGGGGCTAACTCTTTACCCCACATACCGAAAGCCCTTCAATTACTTCGTAGATACACCCCGAAATGAAATATGGCGGAGGAGGTAG
- a CDS encoding helix-turn-helix transcriptional regulator, with protein sequence MKGLIGRLEEYRLENRISQMELAEMLQVTHATVSRWLNGHTEPSKIQVYHIEKLLSVKGKRK encoded by the coding sequence ATGAAAGGCTTGATTGGAAGACTGGAAGAATACCGGTTGGAGAACCGCATCAGCCAAATGGAATTGGCAGAGATGTTGCAGGTTACCCACGCCACGGTTAGCCGATGGCTAAACGGTCACACCGAACCCAGCAAGATTCAGGTGTACCACATCGAAAAACTCCTCTCTGTAAAGGGGAAGCGAAAATGA